GCTTGCTGCTCGGTGCCCTGGTGCTGGCTTTCCGCGAGCAGATCGTGAAGGGGATCGGATGGCTGACGGGCGCAGACCTGTGGGACCCGCAGGTACGCTTCCTCAGCACGATCCCGGCGAAGGTCGATCCGGTCGAGATCGCGATGATCGTCGGTCTGGCGCTCGTAATGAGCTTCCTCGCCACTCTCTATCCCGCGCTCAAGGCGGCGAGCACGGATCCGGTACAGGTACTTCGCTATGAGTAATCCCGTCGTCGAACTCAAAGGCCTGACCCGCAGTTTCGAGCAGGGCGGAGAACGGATCGACGTGCTTCGCGGCGTCGACCTCAAGATCATGCCGGGTGAAATCGTCGCTCTGCTCGGACCTTCGGGCTCGGGCAAATCGACCCTATTGCAAGCCGTCGGCCTGCTCGAAGGCGGTTTCGGGGGCGAAATCGTGCTCGCCGGCAACTCGGCGGAGAAATCCGATGCCAATGCGCGGACGACCTTGCGCCGCGATCACCTCGGCTTCGTCTACCAGTTCCATCATCTCCTGCCGGACTTCGATGCTCGCGAAAACGTGGTTCTCCCGCAGCTGGTGGCAGGGCGACCGCGCGTTGAGGCGGAAGAACGGGCCGATCAGTTGCTGACTGCGCTGGGTCTCGGCCACCGCCTCACCCATCGACCGAGCCAGCTTTCCGGAGGCGAACAGCAGCGCGTTGCGGTCGCACGCGGTCTCGCCAACCGTCCCGCTCTCGTTCTGGCAGACGAACCTACCGGCAATCTCGACGAGGCGACCTCCGACAAGGTGCTGGAGCAGTTCCTGCAACTGGTGCGGGGGGAAGGCAGTGCCGCGCTGGTCGCCACACATAACGAACGCCTGGCACAGCGGATGGACCGCGTCGTCAGGCTGCACGAGGGCGTGCTGGGTTGACGGACCCGAAGGTCTTCTTGCTCGTTGATCGGGAAAGGAGACAATCGATGACCGACCACCCCAGCACCTTCAAGGCAGACGACACGCATACACCCGGCATCCAGTGGGATGACAGGGCTTCCCTGCATCGCACGGGCGATGGTGACGGCGTGCTCGACGCAGCGAAAGGCTTGCGCTCCGGCACGTTCGCCGACCTCGTGAAGCACATGATGCTGCTGCCTGAGGAAGAGCGGTCCGGCTATTACATCGAGAAGGCCGGTGACCGCGAATATCACGCCGCAGAGGTAGCCGAACTCTCGAAGCATCCGGATTATCCGCGCTCGTGAGGGATTTGCGGGCGCTTTGGTAGAAACGGGCAAGGTCGCCCACGGCAACTCGCAACTTGTGCCAACGACCTACTCCGTGCAAGGCGACGGTTCGGTCCGCCAGTATGGACAAGCCAGTGTCGATCACCGACAGACGTGGACCGACAGTTTCGACCTCATCTACCGCCGCAAGGACGCATCCGAATGACGACCATCGCCGATTTTACCGTAGCCAACAACAAGGGCGAGGAAGTCGATCTGTCGGACAAGCTCGGCAAGGTTCTCCTCGTGGTGAACACGGCCAGCAAGTGCGGCTTCACGCCCCAGTACGACGGGCTGGAAAAGCTGTTCCAGGAATACTCCGACAAGGGGTTCGAGGTGATGGCCTTTCCCTGCAACCAGTTCGGCAACCAGGAGCCCGGCGACGCGGAAGAGATCGAGCAGTTCTGCAAGGTCAACTTCGGCCTCACATTTCCGCTGATGGCCAAGGTCGACGTCAATGGCGAAGACGCGAGCCCGCTGTTCGACTGGATGAAGGCCGAAAAGCCGGGCCTCATGGGTTCGCGGTCCATCAAGTGGAACTTCACCAAGTTCCTGATCGATCGCGATGGCAAGGTGGTGAAGCGGTACGGTCCCAACGATGCGCCCAAGTCCATTGCCAACGATATCGAGAAGCTCCTGTAACCGGACGCCGATCACGAGCGAAGGATAGGCCATGCTTGCCGATATCAATCAGTGGTTTCTGTCGCTTGGCGCCGAATATGGCGTCAATCCGTACATTTTCGGCGCCATTTACGTAGGCGCGATCCCTTTCTTCCTCGCCTCGATGGCGTGGCTCGTGAAGCGTGCGCGGGCGAAGCGATCGACGGTCCTGCCCACGCTGTGTGCAGGGTTCTGCTTCGTGTCGGCCTATCTCTATCTCGCCATCGCGGGCCGCAATATTCCTGTCTGGGTGTGGATCTTCCTCGGTGTGCTGGTCGCCTATGGCGCGTGGTCGACCATTCGCGACGCACGGCGCAAGATCGCGGCGGTGAGGGACGACTGATCTTCTCCACCGTCTGTGGAGAATAAGACATCCCGCGCTCTTCCGAATTGGTGGGAAATCACTAATTTGGGGCGATGCCCTACAAGCCCTTCGTTCCCCTGCGTATCCTGTCCGCCTATTCGATGCTCGAAGGGGCCATCGACCCCAAGGCAATGGCCAAGCTGGCAAAGGAACGCGGGTTTCCGGCGATCGCGATAGCCGATCGCAACGGGCTTTATGGCGCGGTGATGTTCGCCAATGCCTGCAAGGCGGAAGGCATCCAGCCGATCACCGGTACATTGCTCGGCGTCGCCCGCGACGAAGAGGGGCGTATGGTCGATTACCTGCCGCTCTACGCGCAGGATGAGAAGGGCTATGACAATCTTTGCCACCTCGTCAGCCGTGCCCACCTCGACCGGCCGCTGGAATTCGATCCACACATCAGACTGGAGGATTTCGAAGGCCACACCGATGGCTTGATTGCCCTCACAGGTGCGAGCGAGGGCGGCGTGACGCGTCTCTTGGCCGAAGGGCAGGTCAACCACGCGATAGCCATGCTCGACAGGCTGGAGGCCCTGTTTCCAGGGCGTCTCTATGTCGAGCTTGCTCGCCGCGGCAATGCGGTTGAGGAAGCAGCCGAGGCTGCCTTGATCGATCTGGCCTACGAACGTGACCTTCCGCTGGTAGCGACCAACCCGGCCAACTTCGCCGAACCGCACATGTACAAGGCGCATGACGCGATGCTGTGCATTGCGAATTCGACGCATATCGACGCGGAGGAAAGGCCCAAGTCCAACCCGGAAGGCTATGTAAAGACCGCGCATATGATGGAAGAGGCCTTTGCCGACCTTCCCGAGGCGACGGCCAACTCTCTCGTCATCGCACAGCGATGCGCTTATGCGCCGCCATATCGCGATCCGATCCTTCCGAGCCTTGCAGGCGACCTCGAAGGCGAGGCGCGTATGCTCGAAGCCGATGCTCGCAAGGGACTGGAGGCGCGCCTCGAACCCTATGGCGAAATGTCGGAGGAAGAGCGCAAGGTCTATCTCGACCGGCTCGATTACGAGGTTGGCATCATCAACCAGATGGGCTTTCCCGGATACTTCCTGATCGTTGCCGACTTCATCAAGTGGGCCAAGGATCACGATATCCCGGTCGGGCCTGGTCGTGGCTCGGGTGCAGGCAGCCTGGTCGCCTGGTCACTGACGATTACCGATCTCGATCCCATCCAGCTGGGCCTGCTGTTCGAGCGCTTCCTCAACCCGGAACGCGTTTCCATGCCCGACTTCGATATCGACTTCTGCGAAACCCGCCGCGGCGAAGTGATCAGATATGTCCAGCAGAAATACGGCCACGACCATGTCGCGCAGATCATTACCTTCGGTAAGCTGAAGGCCCGCGCCGTGCTGCGCGATACGGGCCGCATCCTGCAGATGAGCTATGGCCATGTCGACCGTATCTGCAAGATGGTCCCGAACCATCCGACCGACCCGTGGACCCTGCCGCGCGCGCTCAACGGGGCGGCGGATTTCAAGGCTGAGTACGATAACGACAACGAGGTCAAACGCCTGATCGACCTCGCGATGCAGCTGGAAGGTTTTCCGCGCAACAGCTCGACCCACGCGGCCGGCGTGGTGATCGGCGATCGTCCTTTGGCGCAGCTGGTTCCGCTCTACCGCGACCCGCGCTCGGATATGCCGGTGACGCAGTACGACATGAAGAATGTCGAGAGCAGCGGTCTCGTCAAATTCGACTTTCTCGGGCTGAAGACGCTTTCGGTGCTGAAGAAAGCGACTGACCTCCTCAAGAAACGCGACATCACGATCGACCTGTCTCAGCTCGAACTGGACGATCCGGCCGTCTACGACCTCATGAAGGCGGGTAACACCGTTGGCGTGTTCCAGCTGGAATCGGAAGGCATGCGCCGCACGCTGACGGCGGTGAAACCGACCAATTTCGGCGACATTATCGCGCTCGTCTCGCTCTATCGTCCGGGCCCGATGGACAACATCCCGCTGTTCGGCAAGCGCAAGGCAGGCGAGGTGCCGATCGAATATCCGCACGAGAAACTGGAAGGCATCCTTGCCGAAACCTACGGCATTTTCGTCTACCAGGAACAGGTCATGCAGGCCGCCCAGATCCTCGCCGGATATTCGCTTGGCGATGCAGACTTGCTGCGCCGCGCGATGGGTAAGAAGGTCCAGGCGGAAATGGACATCCAGCGCGAACGCTTCGTGACCGGGTGCAAGGAAGTCTCGGGCATCGAGAAGAACAAGGCGAACGAGCTGTTCGACTTGATCGACAAGTTTGCCGGCTACGGCTTCAACAAGTCGCACGCTGCGGCCTACGCGCTGCTTGCATATCAGACCGCGTGGATGAAGGCGCATTACCCGGAAGAATTCTTCGCCGCTTCCATGTGC
This DNA window, taken from Qipengyuania seohaensis, encodes the following:
- a CDS encoding ABC transporter ATP-binding protein; protein product: MSNPVVELKGLTRSFEQGGERIDVLRGVDLKIMPGEIVALLGPSGSGKSTLLQAVGLLEGGFGGEIVLAGNSAEKSDANARTTLRRDHLGFVYQFHHLLPDFDARENVVLPQLVAGRPRVEAEERADQLLTALGLGHRLTHRPSQLSGGEQQRVAVARGLANRPALVLADEPTGNLDEATSDKVLEQFLQLVRGEGSAALVATHNERLAQRMDRVVRLHEGVLG
- a CDS encoding glutathione peroxidase, yielding MTTIADFTVANNKGEEVDLSDKLGKVLLVVNTASKCGFTPQYDGLEKLFQEYSDKGFEVMAFPCNQFGNQEPGDAEEIEQFCKVNFGLTFPLMAKVDVNGEDASPLFDWMKAEKPGLMGSRSIKWNFTKFLIDRDGKVVKRYGPNDAPKSIANDIEKLL
- the dnaE gene encoding DNA polymerase III subunit alpha encodes the protein MPYKPFVPLRILSAYSMLEGAIDPKAMAKLAKERGFPAIAIADRNGLYGAVMFANACKAEGIQPITGTLLGVARDEEGRMVDYLPLYAQDEKGYDNLCHLVSRAHLDRPLEFDPHIRLEDFEGHTDGLIALTGASEGGVTRLLAEGQVNHAIAMLDRLEALFPGRLYVELARRGNAVEEAAEAALIDLAYERDLPLVATNPANFAEPHMYKAHDAMLCIANSTHIDAEERPKSNPEGYVKTAHMMEEAFADLPEATANSLVIAQRCAYAPPYRDPILPSLAGDLEGEARMLEADARKGLEARLEPYGEMSEEERKVYLDRLDYEVGIINQMGFPGYFLIVADFIKWAKDHDIPVGPGRGSGAGSLVAWSLTITDLDPIQLGLLFERFLNPERVSMPDFDIDFCETRRGEVIRYVQQKYGHDHVAQIITFGKLKARAVLRDTGRILQMSYGHVDRICKMVPNHPTDPWTLPRALNGAADFKAEYDNDNEVKRLIDLAMQLEGFPRNSSTHAAGVVIGDRPLAQLVPLYRDPRSDMPVTQYDMKNVESSGLVKFDFLGLKTLSVLKKATDLLKKRDITIDLSQLELDDPAVYDLMKAGNTVGVFQLESEGMRRTLTAVKPTNFGDIIALVSLYRPGPMDNIPLFGKRKAGEVPIEYPHEKLEGILAETYGIFVYQEQVMQAAQILAGYSLGDADLLRRAMGKKVQAEMDIQRERFVTGCKEVSGIEKNKANELFDLIDKFAGYGFNKSHAAAYALLAYQTAWMKAHYPEEFFAASMCFDMHQSEKLTIFVDDARRQGIAVEPPCLNKSEAEFTVEQTDDGYAVRYALAGIRNVGEKAMDAIVHEREVSGEFESLQDLFERIPKGSLNSRQLEALASAGALDALEPNRAKVFENADLLLAVADAAERERSSGQAGLFGGEEEQGDTLRLKEVEDWPRVERMARERENFGFYFSAHPVAAWKDVASANGARTYASLMAGGAPSGGRSNAVMAAMVEKVNKGTTRRGKPFIRADFSDASGQFSAACFEESMVDRFLKWAEEQTCILLQVELDSPSPDEPPRITVRGGTPLSEVRGSMPMIMTLDVHDAAALEALKAELLEALGGQDEVLVTLRTGEAADPVMRLGRNFALDGELAERLASVPSLAKVQLDKRRGGAHLRLVS